The following proteins come from a genomic window of Tenebrio molitor chromosome 9, icTenMoli1.1, whole genome shotgun sequence:
- the SMC6 gene encoding structural maintenance of chromosomes protein 6 isoform X1, with amino-acid sequence MDENSLAVNSTSSCTMKRKRKPLSQLAVTNEAPVTAKKQRSNVTSTQRRAGTISRMILKNFMCHSLLDVDLSVNIDVIIGRNGSGKSAILTALVVGLGGKASLTNRGNSIKGFVKAGKNSGSIEIQLHNGGPMAYRPKIYGSKITIVRNFTAAGASSYKIRAENGEVIATQVREVHNITTSLNIQVDNPICILNQDTSRNFLNSNDPKHKFTLFMKATRLDSLAEEYKKIVLNKKESLRIFEDKQTNFKRLQQEIKDLKRKIDNHKSIVSIRDKIKLMQIELLWAKVRDAEEEVKKEEGKVNNWEKKHANILHECSNRAERIENIKKNVTALNQQIAELKETVQVQSRPQLDVKRTIDELRTKYNEKKKEKQLVSNTIESKTKDANALTNEIENANENMTRVEQEKVQRLRNLTSMNERIKGMEDHLQTCRNDLYQISSDVARREDEKQSMRRNMSQLDHQINNETSSLKALRNESGNTLLLYGRDVPRVKQLIEQNKSKFAQVPRGPLGHYIKLRDKKWAVAVESYLSPALLGSFMVDNRDDNQLLVQIMNKAWSGGRKPTIITSKFFHQKHNVHQNLVKAPPDCVGLYDALDIEDPVVANCIVDQAAIEGILLIPNNDRAMQLLSSQANVPKNCRQGVTITGDKYYPDPNYKTYGSRYHRAQYLQVDTKEHIVQLENNIKALKEKKENAQNQFSAFCGEIREQETKKAQLEEKIKKLNTARSQIRRQLDELKATAEPEVANVELLESELKEIRNTLREKRAQLAVAEEALKEIKREINENEEKLRQLKNSNSSLEDRMTSLEAQIREETIRQREIATSAEFDKRKAKEFENKLNQARSELVAKQTTAHQYTEQASSLGDRQDTSRKVPDIVAEMSQLERSVRKIETDTESTDELFDKYQHMHDKFTKLSTIISCLKDDIKELNVAIDRRTRHYKLTENYFVAFIKRSFKKIMEVRQFQGSIDIDMQERKLELNVIPQHGSQGLTTTSNLSGGERSFSTVAFLYSLWQCMEFPFYFLDEFDVYMDKLNRTKVIDILLHHAESHPDLQFVFLTPQDVSFIKKNVAILRLQDPERNPTLP; translated from the exons ATGGACGAAAATTCGTTG GCTGTAAATTCCACTTCCTCTTGCACAATGAAGCGCAAAAGAAAACCCCTGTCTCAATTGGCGGTGACCAACGAGGCTCCGGTAACGGCGAAAAAGCAACGTTCCAACGTGACCTCTACCCAG AGGCGGGCCGGGACGATCAGTCGAATgatattgaaaaatttcatgtGTCACTCGCTGCTCGACGTCGACCTGAGCGTCAACATCGACGTCATCATCGGACGGAACGGGAGCGGCAAAAGCGCCATTCTGACGGCGCTGGTCGTGGGGCTGGGGGGCAAGGCGAGTCTCACCAACAGGGGCAACAGCATCAAGGGTTTCGTCAAGGCCGGGAAGAATTCCGGCAGCATTGAGATCCAGCTGCACAACGGGGGCCCCATGGCGTACCGCCCCAAAATCTACGGCTCCAAAATCACAATCGTGCGGAATTTCACCGCCGCCGGTGCCAGCAGCTACAAGATCAGAGCGGAAAATG GGGAGGTGATAGCGACGCAAGTTCGAGAAGTGCACAACATAACGACCAGTCTGAATATTCAAGTGGACAACCCGATCTGCATCTTGAATCAGGACACTTCGAGGAATTTTTTGAACAGTAACGACCCAAAACACAAGTTCACCTTGTTCATGAAAGCCACCAGGCTGGACTCTTTGGCTGAAGAATACAAGAAGATCGTCCTGAACAAGAAGGAGTCGTTGCGCATCTTCGAGGACAAGCAGACGAATTTCAAGAGGCTGCAACAAGAGATCAAGGACTTGAAAAGGAAGATCGACAATCACAAGTCGATCGTGAGCATCCGCGACAAGATAAAACTGATGCAGATCGAGCTGCTATGGGCCAAGGTGCGAGACGCTGAAGAAGAAGTAAAGAAGGAGGAGGGCAAAGTGAataattgggaaaagaagcacGCAAACATACTGCACGAATGCTCCAACAGGGCGGAGAGGATCGAAAACATCAAAAAGAACGTCAC GGCTCTCAATCAACAAATCGCAGAGTTGAAGGAGACGGTTCAAGTACAGTCGAGGCCTCAACTGGACGTCAAAAGGACGATAGACGAACTCAGAACCAAGTAtaacgaaaaaaagaaagaaaaacaactCGTCAGCAACACGATCGAGTCGAAAACAAAAGACGCGAACGCGTTGACGAACGAAATCGAGAACGCCAACGAAAA CATGACGAGGGTGGAACAAGAGAAGGTGCAACGATTGCGTAACCTGACCAGCATGAACGAGAGGATCAAAGGAATGGAGGACCATTTGCAGACCTGCAGGAACGATCTGTACCAGATCAGCAGCGACGTGGCGCGTCGCGAAGACGAGAAACAATCGATGAGAAGAAACATGAGCCAACTGGACCACCAAATAA aCAACGAGACGAGCAGTTTGAAGGCATTGAGGAACGAATCAGGCAACACTTTGTTGTTGTACGGCCGCGACGTACCCAGAGTGAAACAACTGATTGAGCAGAACAAGAGTAAGTTCGCACAGGTGCCCAGAGGGCCGCTGGGACATTACATCAAGCTGAGGGACAAGAAGTGGGCGGTCGCGGTCGAGAGTTATCTGTCGCCCGCGTTGTTGGGGTCCTTCATGGTGGACAACAGGGACGACAACCAGTTGCTAGTGCAGATCATGAACAAGGCGTGGAGCGGCGGGAGGAAGCCGACCATAATCACGTCCAAGTTTTTCCATCAA AAACACAACGTGCATCAGAATCTGGTGAAGGCTCCGCCTGATTGTGTTGGTCTCTACGACGCTCTAGACATAGAAGACCCCGTCGTGGCCAATTGCATCGTGGATCAGGCCGCCATAGAAGGGATCCTGTTGATCCCCAATAATGATCGAGCGATGCAACTCCTGTCCAGTCAGGCGAACGTACCAAAAAATTGCCGCCAAGGAGTTACCATAACCGGTGATAAATATTATCCTGATCCTAACTACAAAACTTACGGGTCAAGATACCACCGGGCGCAGTATTTACAAGTCGATACCAAAGAGCACATAGT TCaactagaaaataatataaaagcgTTGAAAGAGAAGAAGGAGAATGCGCAGAATCAGTTTAGCGCATTTTGTGGAGAGATTCGCGAACAGGAAACGAAGAAAGCTCAACTGGAGGAGAAGATTAAGAAGTTGAACACGGCTAGGTCGCAAATAAGGCGTCAGTTGGACGAGTTGAAGGCCACGGCGGAGCCAGAAGTGGCCAATGTTGAATTGCTG GAGAGCGAGTTGAAGGAGATTCGTAATACGTTGCGTGAGAAACGTGCGCAGCTCGCCGTCGCAGAAGAAGCCCTGAAAGAAATCAAAAGAGAAATCAACGAAAACGAGGAAAAGTTGcgacaattgaaaaattccaATTCGAGTTTAGAGGATAGGATGACCTCTCTAGAA GCTCAAATTCGGGAGGAAACGATACGGCAGAGGGAAATCGCGACTAGCGCCGAGTTCGACAAGCGGAAAGCGAAAGAATTCGAAAATAAGTTGAACCAAGCGAGATCGGAACTGGTGGCGAAACAGACGACTGCACATCAATACACCGAACAAGCGAGCAGCTTGGGCGACCGTCAAGACACGTCGAG GAAAGTCCCAGACATCGTCGCCGAAATGTCGCAACTGGAAAGATCGGTGAGAAAAATCGAAACCGACACGGAAAGCACCGACGAACTGTTCGACAAGTACCAACACATGCACGACAAATTCACTAAGCTGTCGACGATCATCTCTTGTCTGAAGGACGACATCAAAGAATTAAACGTGGCCATAGACAGACGAACTCGGCATTATAAACTCACCGAAAATTATTTCGTCGCGTTCATAAAACGCTCGTTCAAGAAGATCATGGAAGTGCGCCAATTTCAG GGTTCGATCGATATCGACATGCAAGAGAGAAAATTGGAGTTGAACGTTATTCCGCAGCACGGGTCGCAGGGTTTGACCACAACTTCAAATCTGTCAGGAGGGGAGCGGTCGTTCTCGACGGTGGCATTTCTTTACTCGCTGTGGCAGTGCATGGAGTTCCCGTTTTACTTTTTGGATGAATTCGACGTTTACATG GATAAACTGAACAGGACCAAAGTCATAGACATCTTGTTGCATCACGCTGAAAGTCATCCAGATTTACAGTTTGTCTTCTTGACGCCCCAAGATGTTTCTTTTATTAAGAAAAACGTTGCGATTTTGCG GCTGCAAGATCCTGAAAGAAACCCAACTTTGCCATAA
- the SMC6 gene encoding structural maintenance of chromosomes protein 6 isoform X2 gives MKRKRKPLSQLAVTNEAPVTAKKQRSNVTSTQRRAGTISRMILKNFMCHSLLDVDLSVNIDVIIGRNGSGKSAILTALVVGLGGKASLTNRGNSIKGFVKAGKNSGSIEIQLHNGGPMAYRPKIYGSKITIVRNFTAAGASSYKIRAENGEVIATQVREVHNITTSLNIQVDNPICILNQDTSRNFLNSNDPKHKFTLFMKATRLDSLAEEYKKIVLNKKESLRIFEDKQTNFKRLQQEIKDLKRKIDNHKSIVSIRDKIKLMQIELLWAKVRDAEEEVKKEEGKVNNWEKKHANILHECSNRAERIENIKKNVTALNQQIAELKETVQVQSRPQLDVKRTIDELRTKYNEKKKEKQLVSNTIESKTKDANALTNEIENANENMTRVEQEKVQRLRNLTSMNERIKGMEDHLQTCRNDLYQISSDVARREDEKQSMRRNMSQLDHQINNETSSLKALRNESGNTLLLYGRDVPRVKQLIEQNKSKFAQVPRGPLGHYIKLRDKKWAVAVESYLSPALLGSFMVDNRDDNQLLVQIMNKAWSGGRKPTIITSKFFHQKHNVHQNLVKAPPDCVGLYDALDIEDPVVANCIVDQAAIEGILLIPNNDRAMQLLSSQANVPKNCRQGVTITGDKYYPDPNYKTYGSRYHRAQYLQVDTKEHIVQLENNIKALKEKKENAQNQFSAFCGEIREQETKKAQLEEKIKKLNTARSQIRRQLDELKATAEPEVANVELLESELKEIRNTLREKRAQLAVAEEALKEIKREINENEEKLRQLKNSNSSLEDRMTSLEAQIREETIRQREIATSAEFDKRKAKEFENKLNQARSELVAKQTTAHQYTEQASSLGDRQDTSRKVPDIVAEMSQLERSVRKIETDTESTDELFDKYQHMHDKFTKLSTIISCLKDDIKELNVAIDRRTRHYKLTENYFVAFIKRSFKKIMEVRQFQGSIDIDMQERKLELNVIPQHGSQGLTTTSNLSGGERSFSTVAFLYSLWQCMEFPFYFLDEFDVYMDKLNRTKVIDILLHHAESHPDLQFVFLTPQDVSFIKKNVAILRLQDPERNPTLP, from the exons ATGAAGCGCAAAAGAAAACCCCTGTCTCAATTGGCGGTGACCAACGAGGCTCCGGTAACGGCGAAAAAGCAACGTTCCAACGTGACCTCTACCCAG AGGCGGGCCGGGACGATCAGTCGAATgatattgaaaaatttcatgtGTCACTCGCTGCTCGACGTCGACCTGAGCGTCAACATCGACGTCATCATCGGACGGAACGGGAGCGGCAAAAGCGCCATTCTGACGGCGCTGGTCGTGGGGCTGGGGGGCAAGGCGAGTCTCACCAACAGGGGCAACAGCATCAAGGGTTTCGTCAAGGCCGGGAAGAATTCCGGCAGCATTGAGATCCAGCTGCACAACGGGGGCCCCATGGCGTACCGCCCCAAAATCTACGGCTCCAAAATCACAATCGTGCGGAATTTCACCGCCGCCGGTGCCAGCAGCTACAAGATCAGAGCGGAAAATG GGGAGGTGATAGCGACGCAAGTTCGAGAAGTGCACAACATAACGACCAGTCTGAATATTCAAGTGGACAACCCGATCTGCATCTTGAATCAGGACACTTCGAGGAATTTTTTGAACAGTAACGACCCAAAACACAAGTTCACCTTGTTCATGAAAGCCACCAGGCTGGACTCTTTGGCTGAAGAATACAAGAAGATCGTCCTGAACAAGAAGGAGTCGTTGCGCATCTTCGAGGACAAGCAGACGAATTTCAAGAGGCTGCAACAAGAGATCAAGGACTTGAAAAGGAAGATCGACAATCACAAGTCGATCGTGAGCATCCGCGACAAGATAAAACTGATGCAGATCGAGCTGCTATGGGCCAAGGTGCGAGACGCTGAAGAAGAAGTAAAGAAGGAGGAGGGCAAAGTGAataattgggaaaagaagcacGCAAACATACTGCACGAATGCTCCAACAGGGCGGAGAGGATCGAAAACATCAAAAAGAACGTCAC GGCTCTCAATCAACAAATCGCAGAGTTGAAGGAGACGGTTCAAGTACAGTCGAGGCCTCAACTGGACGTCAAAAGGACGATAGACGAACTCAGAACCAAGTAtaacgaaaaaaagaaagaaaaacaactCGTCAGCAACACGATCGAGTCGAAAACAAAAGACGCGAACGCGTTGACGAACGAAATCGAGAACGCCAACGAAAA CATGACGAGGGTGGAACAAGAGAAGGTGCAACGATTGCGTAACCTGACCAGCATGAACGAGAGGATCAAAGGAATGGAGGACCATTTGCAGACCTGCAGGAACGATCTGTACCAGATCAGCAGCGACGTGGCGCGTCGCGAAGACGAGAAACAATCGATGAGAAGAAACATGAGCCAACTGGACCACCAAATAA aCAACGAGACGAGCAGTTTGAAGGCATTGAGGAACGAATCAGGCAACACTTTGTTGTTGTACGGCCGCGACGTACCCAGAGTGAAACAACTGATTGAGCAGAACAAGAGTAAGTTCGCACAGGTGCCCAGAGGGCCGCTGGGACATTACATCAAGCTGAGGGACAAGAAGTGGGCGGTCGCGGTCGAGAGTTATCTGTCGCCCGCGTTGTTGGGGTCCTTCATGGTGGACAACAGGGACGACAACCAGTTGCTAGTGCAGATCATGAACAAGGCGTGGAGCGGCGGGAGGAAGCCGACCATAATCACGTCCAAGTTTTTCCATCAA AAACACAACGTGCATCAGAATCTGGTGAAGGCTCCGCCTGATTGTGTTGGTCTCTACGACGCTCTAGACATAGAAGACCCCGTCGTGGCCAATTGCATCGTGGATCAGGCCGCCATAGAAGGGATCCTGTTGATCCCCAATAATGATCGAGCGATGCAACTCCTGTCCAGTCAGGCGAACGTACCAAAAAATTGCCGCCAAGGAGTTACCATAACCGGTGATAAATATTATCCTGATCCTAACTACAAAACTTACGGGTCAAGATACCACCGGGCGCAGTATTTACAAGTCGATACCAAAGAGCACATAGT TCaactagaaaataatataaaagcgTTGAAAGAGAAGAAGGAGAATGCGCAGAATCAGTTTAGCGCATTTTGTGGAGAGATTCGCGAACAGGAAACGAAGAAAGCTCAACTGGAGGAGAAGATTAAGAAGTTGAACACGGCTAGGTCGCAAATAAGGCGTCAGTTGGACGAGTTGAAGGCCACGGCGGAGCCAGAAGTGGCCAATGTTGAATTGCTG GAGAGCGAGTTGAAGGAGATTCGTAATACGTTGCGTGAGAAACGTGCGCAGCTCGCCGTCGCAGAAGAAGCCCTGAAAGAAATCAAAAGAGAAATCAACGAAAACGAGGAAAAGTTGcgacaattgaaaaattccaATTCGAGTTTAGAGGATAGGATGACCTCTCTAGAA GCTCAAATTCGGGAGGAAACGATACGGCAGAGGGAAATCGCGACTAGCGCCGAGTTCGACAAGCGGAAAGCGAAAGAATTCGAAAATAAGTTGAACCAAGCGAGATCGGAACTGGTGGCGAAACAGACGACTGCACATCAATACACCGAACAAGCGAGCAGCTTGGGCGACCGTCAAGACACGTCGAG GAAAGTCCCAGACATCGTCGCCGAAATGTCGCAACTGGAAAGATCGGTGAGAAAAATCGAAACCGACACGGAAAGCACCGACGAACTGTTCGACAAGTACCAACACATGCACGACAAATTCACTAAGCTGTCGACGATCATCTCTTGTCTGAAGGACGACATCAAAGAATTAAACGTGGCCATAGACAGACGAACTCGGCATTATAAACTCACCGAAAATTATTTCGTCGCGTTCATAAAACGCTCGTTCAAGAAGATCATGGAAGTGCGCCAATTTCAG GGTTCGATCGATATCGACATGCAAGAGAGAAAATTGGAGTTGAACGTTATTCCGCAGCACGGGTCGCAGGGTTTGACCACAACTTCAAATCTGTCAGGAGGGGAGCGGTCGTTCTCGACGGTGGCATTTCTTTACTCGCTGTGGCAGTGCATGGAGTTCCCGTTTTACTTTTTGGATGAATTCGACGTTTACATG GATAAACTGAACAGGACCAAAGTCATAGACATCTTGTTGCATCACGCTGAAAGTCATCCAGATTTACAGTTTGTCTTCTTGACGCCCCAAGATGTTTCTTTTATTAAGAAAAACGTTGCGATTTTGCG GCTGCAAGATCCTGAAAGAAACCCAACTTTGCCATAA
- the LOC138138986 gene encoding DNA repair protein RAD51 homolog 3-like, with product MNRPVSSLNLPQSVVNKLEKEGFCLCDDVKENFEAAQAKVNICCWPSVTTAPKLKTALELCREELNWKSVTTFIPELDDLLRDEVVAGAVTELTGFPGSGKTQVCFHLSVGVSGEVVFICTNRSFSPERVKETAEKFVGDAEPIMKKIQCIEAMDVVELLASVSFLENWLSDGNCIRLLIIDSISWPLKQQTNVQERTSLIYTIFQNLRILANRYKFAIVVTNDLTTRVTGGVVYNPSAFSDGFYHIVNTRMLLSREGDTFNARIVKSAVNGCQTGMCFKF from the exons ATGAACAGGCCCGTGTCATCGTTGAATTTGCCGCAGAGCGTTGTGAACAAGCTCGAGAAAGAGGGTTTCTGCCTTTGCGACGACgtcaaagaaaattttgaggCGGCACAAGCGAAAGTGAACATTTGTTGTTGGCCTTCGGTGACGACGGCGCCAAAATTGAAAACCGCCCTGGAATTGTGTCGCGAAGAGTTGAACTGGAAATCTGTCACGACGTTTATTCCCGAATTGGATGATTTACTGAGGGACGAGGTGGTTGCCGGTGCGGTTACAGAGTTGACAGGCTTTCCAGGCAGCGGAAAGACGCAGGTTTGTTTTCATTTGTCAGTGGGTGTGAGTGGTGAGGTGGTGTTTATTTGTACAAATAGGAGTTTCAGCCCAGAAAGGGTCAAAG AAACAGCAGAGAAATTTGTGGGTGATGCAGAACCTATAATGAAGAAGATTCAGTGTATTGAGGCTATGGATGTTGTTGAGTTACTTGCAAGTGTTAGTTTTCTGGAAAACTGGTTATCTGATGGTAATTGT ATTAGGTTGCTGATAATCGATAGCATATCCTGGCCGTTGAAACAACAAACTAACGTTCAAGAGAGAACTAGTTtgatttacacaattttccaaaatcttCGAATCTTAGCGAACCGATATAAATTCGcg aTCGTGGTAACGAACGATTTAACAACTAGAGTAACAGGGGGCGTTGTGTACAATCCGTCCGCATTCTCGGACGGATTTTATCATATTGTCAATACAAGAATGTTATTATCTAGGGAAGGCGACACCTTCAATGCTAGAATTGTGAAAAGCGCGGTGAATGGATGCCAGACTGgaatgtgttttaaattttaa